A DNA window from Acomys russatus chromosome 7, mAcoRus1.1, whole genome shotgun sequence contains the following coding sequences:
- the LOC127191837 gene encoding olfactory receptor 2D3-like has product MGEDNRTSVTEFVFLGLSQDPHTQVLLFFLFLFIYLLTVLGNLLIIVLIHTDPRLHTPMYFFLRNLSFADLCFSTTTVPQVLIHFLVKRKTISFAGCSIQLVVLLLVGCTECALLAVMSYDRYVAVCKPLHYSTIMTHWVCVQLAAGSWASGAFVSLVDATFTLRLPYRGNNVINHFFCEPPALLKLASADTYSTEMAIFAMGVVILLAPVSLILISYWNIISTVVQMQSGEGRLKVFSTCGSHLLVVVLFYGSAIFAYMRPNSKVMSEKDKMISVFYSAVTPMMNPIIYSLRNKDVKGALRRITAK; this is encoded by the coding sequence ATGGGTGAGGACAACAGAACCTCTGTGACAGAATTCGTCTTCCTGGGACTCTCACAGGACCCACACACCCAagtcctgctcttcttcctcttcctcttcatctacCTTCTCACTGTGCTGGGAAACCTGCTGATCATTGTGCTCATCCACACAGACCCCAGACTCCACACtcccatgtactttttccttAGGAACCTGTCCTTTGCTGACCTCTGCTTTTCTACAACCACAGTCCCCCAGGTGCTCATCCACTTCCTGGTGAAGAGGAAGACCATTTCCTTCGCTGGGTGTTCCATACAGTTAGTGGTGTTACTCCTGGTGGGATGCACAGAGTGTGCTCTGCTGGCAGTGATGTcttatgaccgctatgtggctgTGTGCAAGCCTCTGCACTACTCCACCATCATGACACACTGGGTGTGTGTCCAGCTGGCTGCGGGGTCCTGGGCCAGTGGTGCGTTTGTGTCCCTGGTGGATGCCACATTCACATTGCGCCTTCCCTACAGAGGAAACAATGTCATTAACCACTTTTTCTGTGAGCCTCCTGCCCTCCTGAAGCTAGCTTCAGCAGACACTTACAGCACAGAAATGGCCATCTTTGCAATGGGTGTGGTAATCCTCTTAGCACCTGTCTCCCTCATCCTCATCTCCTACTGGAACATCATCTCCACTGTGGTCCAGATGCAGTCTGGAGAGGGAAGGCTCAAGGTCTTCTCCACCTGTGGCTCCCACCtccttgttgttgttcttttctatGGCTCAGCAATATTTGCCTACATGAGGCCAAACTCCAAGGTAATGAGTGAAAAGGATAAAATGATTTCGGTGTTCTACTCAGCAGTGACACCCATGATGAACCCCATCATATACAGCCTGAGAAACAAGGATGTCAAAGGGGCTCTCAGGAGAATAACTGCAAAATAA
- the LOC127192012 gene encoding olfactory receptor 2D3-like, whose product MGEDNRTSVTEFVFLGLSQDPHTQVLLFFLFLFIYLLTVLGNLLIIVLIHTDPRLHTPMYFFLRNLSFADLCFSTTTVPQVLIHFLVKRKTISFAGCSIQLVVLLLVGCTECALLAVMSYDRYVAVCKPLHYSTIMTHWVCVQLAAGSWASGAFVSLVDATFTLRLPYRGNNVINHFFCEPPALLKLASADTYSTEMAIFAMGVVILLAPVSLILISYWNIISTVVQMQSGEGRLKVFSTCGSHLLVVGLFYGSAIFAYMRPNSKIMSEKDKMISVFYSAVTPMLNPIIYSLRNKDVKGALRRITSS is encoded by the coding sequence ATGGGTGAGGACAACAGAACCTCTGTGACAGAATTCGTCTTCCTGGGACTCTCACAGGACCCACACACCCAagtcctgctcttcttcctcttcctcttcatctacCTGCTCACTGTGCTGGGAAACCTGCTGATCATTGTGCTCATCCACACAGACCCCAGACTCCACACtcccatgtactttttccttAGGAACCTGTCCTTTGCTGACCTCTGCTTTTCTACAACCACAGTCCCCCAGGTGCTCATCCACTTCCTGGTGAAGAGGAAGACCATTTCCTTCGCTGGGTGTTCCATACAGTTAGTGGTGTTACTCCTGGTGGGATGCACAGAGTGTGCTCTGCTGGCAGTGATGTcttatgaccgctatgtggctgTGTGCAAGCCTCTGCACTACTCCACCATCATGACACACTGGGTGTGTGTCCAGCTGGCTGCGGGGTCCTGGGCCAGTGGTGCGTTTGTGTCCCTGGTGGATGCCACATTCACATTGCGCCTTCCCTACAGAGGAAACAATGTCATTAACCACTTTTTCTGTGAGCCTCCTGCCCTCCTGAAGCTAGCTTCAGCAGACACTTACAGCACAGAAATGGCCATCTTTGCAATGGGTGTGGTAATCCTCTTAGCACCTGTCTCCCTCATCCTCATCTCCTACTGGAACATCATCTCCACTGTGGTCCAGATGCAGTCTGGAGAGGGAAGGCTCAAGGTCTTCTCCACCTGTGGCTCCCACCTCCTTGTTGTTGGTCTTTTCTATGGCTCAGCAATATTTGCTTATATGCGACCAAACTCCAAGATAATGAGTGAGAAGGATAAAATGATTTCGGTGTTCTACTCAGCAGTGACCCCTATGTTAAACCCCATCATATACAGTCTGAGAAACAAGGATGTCAAAGGGGCTCTCAGGAGAATAACATCAAGCTAG